A single Brevundimonas sp. SL130 DNA region contains:
- a CDS encoding IS5 family transposase, translated as MQACFEEVNRQLDARGLIVRSGTLMDATLLAAASRKPDIKQGAGAGLEREPGASWTRKNGKSHFGYRLHVATDQGFNLIRAVVLTPAHVGESLVAETLIQGDEKAVYADKGYEHKGRRARLKARGCKDRICHRSHKHQKALPYWQTQRNKLIAKRRAVVEQVFGTARRVFGYARARSTSFAVNLADIFRLATVFNLRRVAGLPAT; from the coding sequence ATGCAGGCCTGTTTCGAGGAGGTGAACCGCCAGTTGGACGCGCGGGGCCTGATCGTTCGCAGCGGCACGCTGATGGACGCCACCCTGCTGGCGGCGGCGTCGCGCAAGCCCGACATCAAGCAGGGCGCGGGCGCGGGGCTGGAGCGCGAACCCGGGGCCAGCTGGACGCGCAAGAACGGCAAGAGCCACTTTGGCTATCGGCTGCACGTGGCCACCGACCAGGGCTTCAACCTGATCCGGGCCGTGGTGCTGACCCCGGCCCATGTCGGCGAGAGCCTGGTGGCCGAGACGCTGATCCAGGGCGACGAGAAGGCGGTCTATGCCGACAAGGGCTACGAGCACAAAGGACGGCGCGCCCGATTGAAGGCACGCGGGTGCAAGGATCGCATCTGCCACCGCTCGCACAAGCACCAGAAGGCCTTGCCCTACTGGCAGACCCAGAGGAACAAGCTGATCGCCAAGCGCCGGGCCGTGGTCGAGCAGGTGTTCGGAACTGCCCGGCGGGTGTTCGGCTACGCCCGCGCCCGATCAACCAGCTTCGCCGTGAACCTCGCCGACATCTTCCGTCTGGCCACAGTGTTCAACCTACGCCGCGTCGCAGGATTGCCGGCGACCTGA
- a CDS encoding transposase — translation MADQQLSLAETLVDPRLGTNARLDAIGKVIDWAPLEKLAEQVHAGRLGRKPYRASAMIRALYLQMLYGLSDPGLEEALTDRLSFRRFCGLGLDEATPDETTICRFRLTAARKG, via the coding sequence ATGGCCGATCAGCAGTTGAGCTTGGCTGAGACGTTGGTCGATCCGAGATTGGGGACGAACGCGCGACTGGACGCCATTGGCAAGGTGATCGACTGGGCCCCGCTGGAGAAGCTGGCCGAGCAGGTCCATGCGGGCAGGTTGGGGCGCAAGCCCTACCGGGCCAGCGCGATGATCCGGGCTTTGTATCTGCAGATGCTCTACGGCCTTTCGGACCCGGGCTTGGAAGAGGCGCTGACCGATCGCCTGTCGTTCCGGCGCTTCTGCGGGCTGGGCCTGGATGAGGCGACGCCGGACGAGACGACGATCTGCCGGTTCCGCCTGACGGCGGCCAGGAAGGGGTGA